The Streptomyces sp. NBC_00691 genome has a segment encoding these proteins:
- a CDS encoding iron ABC transporter permease, protein MAVTATTPATRPPAATSRTGAAPVTAALLLLVVALAVVDITQGTASVGVPEVWKALTGRADPADASVVVASRLPRMAAGLLVGAVLGMAGAALQTVSRNVLASPDTLAVNAGSYFALGVVTVTGVSLPLFASSGIAFAGGLAAAAVVLGLSGLGTGTVRLVLAGSALTLGLTAVTEGLLLLFPLQTDGLRHWNQGSIAQNGFDGVLQMLPLAVVGLVGLLLLARRIDALALGDDAARGLGVPVRATRLTAVVLAALLSTAAVTLAGPIGFVGLCAPALVRPLARRFRGFTRTRGSLPLAGLTGAALVLGSDVVLRVLVPADVAVAVPTGVVTSLVGALFLVVIATRTRDTAAAAAPDRLRIRSRSVFLTTTAVLVVVLVGVVIAALLLGDAKLLFGDVLNWAQGKAGRTTAFVLDTRVPRVLAALLAGAALALAGTLVQAVTRNPLAEPGILGVSNGAALGAVLLVTTVPAAGSWGVAGAAFAGAAVSSVLVFGLAAKGGFRQNRLVLVGFGVATGASALISLLVILTDPFNAIKALTWLSGSTYGRTTPDVVPLAAVLAVGVVVAAVRRTELDLVSLDEDTPRLLGLNLGRGRLGFLALAVLLSATAVAAAGTIGFVGLVAPHAARALVGRQHARVVPVSVILGAVLVCTADLFGRTVIAPAQLGAGLMTAVIGTPYFLYLLVRSRRG, encoded by the coding sequence ATGGCCGTCACCGCAACCACCCCCGCCACCCGTCCGCCGGCGGCCACGTCCCGGACGGGCGCGGCCCCGGTGACGGCCGCCCTCCTCCTTCTCGTCGTCGCACTCGCGGTCGTGGACATCACCCAGGGCACGGCCTCGGTCGGCGTCCCGGAGGTGTGGAAGGCGCTCACCGGCCGGGCCGACCCGGCGGACGCGTCCGTCGTCGTCGCCTCCCGGCTGCCCCGGATGGCCGCCGGTCTGCTCGTCGGCGCCGTGCTCGGCATGGCGGGCGCCGCCCTCCAGACCGTCAGCCGCAACGTCCTCGCCTCGCCCGACACCCTCGCGGTCAACGCGGGCTCGTACTTCGCCCTCGGCGTGGTCACCGTCACCGGTGTCTCGCTGCCGCTCTTCGCCTCCTCCGGCATCGCGTTCGCCGGTGGCCTCGCGGCGGCCGCCGTCGTCCTCGGCCTCTCCGGCCTCGGCACCGGCACCGTCCGGCTCGTCCTCGCCGGCAGCGCCCTCACCCTCGGCCTCACCGCCGTCACCGAGGGCCTGCTCCTGCTGTTCCCCCTGCAGACCGACGGCCTGCGCCACTGGAACCAGGGCAGCATCGCCCAGAACGGCTTCGACGGCGTCCTCCAGATGCTGCCGCTCGCCGTCGTCGGCCTCGTCGGACTGCTGCTCCTCGCCCGCCGGATCGACGCCCTCGCCCTCGGCGACGACGCCGCCCGCGGCCTCGGCGTCCCCGTCCGCGCCACCCGGCTCACCGCCGTCGTCCTCGCCGCCCTGCTCTCCACGGCCGCGGTCACCCTCGCCGGACCCATCGGCTTCGTCGGCCTGTGCGCGCCCGCGCTCGTCCGGCCGCTCGCCCGGCGCTTCCGAGGCTTCACCCGCACCCGGGGCAGCCTGCCTCTCGCCGGCCTCACCGGCGCGGCCCTGGTCCTCGGCTCCGACGTGGTCCTGCGGGTCCTCGTCCCCGCGGACGTGGCCGTCGCCGTCCCCACCGGAGTCGTCACGAGCCTCGTCGGCGCGCTCTTCCTCGTCGTCATCGCCACCCGGACCCGGGACACCGCGGCGGCCGCCGCGCCCGACCGGCTGCGGATCCGCAGCCGGAGTGTCTTCCTCACCACCACCGCCGTCCTGGTCGTCGTCCTCGTCGGCGTGGTGATCGCGGCCCTGCTCCTCGGCGACGCCAAGCTGTTGTTCGGCGACGTCCTCAACTGGGCCCAGGGCAAGGCCGGCCGGACCACCGCGTTCGTCCTCGACACCCGCGTGCCCCGTGTCCTCGCCGCCCTGCTCGCGGGAGCCGCGCTCGCCCTGGCCGGCACGCTCGTCCAGGCCGTGACCCGCAACCCGCTCGCCGAACCCGGCATCCTGGGCGTCTCCAACGGAGCCGCGCTCGGCGCGGTCCTCCTGGTCACCACCGTCCCGGCGGCCGGATCGTGGGGCGTGGCCGGCGCCGCCTTCGCCGGTGCCGCCGTCAGCTCCGTCCTCGTCTTCGGCCTCGCGGCGAAGGGCGGTTTCCGGCAGAACCGGCTCGTCCTCGTCGGCTTCGGCGTCGCCACCGGAGCGTCCGCGCTGATCAGCCTGCTCGTCATCCTCACCGACCCGTTCAACGCGATCAAGGCGCTGACCTGGCTCTCGGGCTCCACGTACGGGCGGACCACGCCCGACGTCGTGCCCCTCGCGGCGGTCCTCGCCGTGGGCGTGGTCGTCGCGGCGGTCCGGCGCACCGAACTGGACCTGGTGTCGCTCGACGAGGACACCCCGCGCCTGCTCGGCCTGAACCTGGGCCGCGGCCGCCTCGGCTTCCTCGCCCTCGCCGTCCTCCTCAGCGCCACCGCCGTCGCCGCCGCCGGCACGATCGGTTTCGTGGGCCTCGTCGCACCCCACGCGGCCCGCGCCCTGGTCGGCCGTCAGCACGCGCGCGTGGTGCCCGTCTCGGTGATCCTCGGCGCGGTCCTCGTCTGCACCGCCGACCTCTTCGGCCGCACGGTGATCGCCCCGGCGCAGCTCGGAGCGGGCCTGATGACCGCGGTGATCGGCACGCCGTACTTCCTGTACCTGCTGGTGCGGAGCCGCCGCGGCTGA
- a CDS encoding ABC transporter substrate-binding protein: protein MKSFRLSTAALLVPLALLASACSGASAAGSSSNSDGKGSLVLNVGDQKGGAEALLRAAGELDDLPYRVTWSTFTSGPPLLEAVNAKAVDIGSVGNTPPVFAAGADSKITVVAATHGDSAGETILVAKDSPLRSVAELRGKRVAVAQGSSAHFQLITSLAKAGLKPSDVRVTLLQPADALAAFTSGKVDAWAVWDPYTSQVLLSGKGRVLADGRGLVNGLGFQVAAPSALADPAKAKAVADFVERLRRAQDWVFDHPEDWAKVWAKETGLPYDVALAAVKRSNGTRIPVAIDDAAIASEQKIADTFAALGLIPRTFRFADYVDTRFNKDLPPSTTPARSYGKGSSS, encoded by the coding sequence GTGAAGTCCTTCCGACTGTCCACCGCGGCCCTGCTCGTGCCGCTCGCGCTGCTCGCCTCCGCCTGCTCCGGCGCCTCCGCGGCCGGTTCGTCCTCGAACTCCGACGGCAAGGGCTCCCTCGTCCTGAACGTCGGCGACCAGAAGGGCGGCGCCGAGGCGCTGCTGCGAGCCGCCGGCGAGCTGGACGACCTGCCGTACCGGGTCACATGGTCGACGTTCACGTCAGGACCACCCCTGCTGGAGGCGGTGAACGCCAAAGCCGTCGACATCGGCTCGGTCGGAAACACACCGCCCGTCTTCGCCGCGGGCGCCGACTCGAAGATCACCGTGGTCGCCGCGACGCACGGCGACTCCGCGGGCGAGACGATCCTCGTCGCGAAGGACTCGCCCCTGCGCTCCGTGGCGGAGCTGAGGGGAAAGCGGGTCGCGGTCGCCCAGGGCAGCTCCGCCCACTTCCAGCTGATCACCTCGCTGGCCAAGGCCGGTCTGAAGCCGAGCGACGTCCGGGTGACGCTGCTCCAGCCGGCCGACGCCCTGGCCGCGTTCACCAGCGGCAAGGTGGACGCCTGGGCGGTCTGGGACCCGTACACCTCACAGGTCCTGCTGAGCGGCAAGGGCCGGGTCCTCGCCGACGGCCGCGGCCTCGTCAACGGCCTCGGCTTCCAGGTCGCCGCCCCCTCGGCGCTCGCCGACCCCGCGAAGGCCAAGGCCGTCGCCGACTTCGTCGAGCGCCTCCGGCGCGCCCAGGACTGGGTGTTCGACCACCCCGAGGACTGGGCGAAGGTCTGGGCGAAGGAGACCGGGCTGCCGTACGACGTGGCGCTCGCCGCCGTGAAGCGCAGCAACGGCACCCGTATCCCGGTCGCCATCGACGACGCGGCCATCGCCTCCGAGCAGAAGATCGCCGACACCTTCGCCGCCCTGGGGCTCATCCCGCGCACGTTCCGCTTCGCCGACTACGTCGACACCCGTTTCAACAAGGACCTGCCGCCGTCCACCACTCCGGCGCGCAGCTACGGAAAGGGCTCCTCCTCATGA
- a CDS encoding ABC transporter permease gives MTVGHAPPQSAPDISPLPDVEPLTPDRGPGRAPAVPRWLRRTVGPVLLLALWQALSTTGVLPAEALASPGTIARAGGELIGDGTLPTAMGVSLRRVAAGLLIGGIAGIALALLSGLSRLGEDLVDAPVQMLRTVPWVGLIPLLIIWLGIGEAPKVALIALGVAFHLYLNVYAGIRGVDAQLVEAGQSLGLGRWGLVRHVVLPGALPGAMTGLRYSLATAWLALVFGESINADAGIGFLMNQAREFFRTDVIVVCLVVYAFLGLLADALVRTLERLLLQWRPTFTGQ, from the coding sequence ATGACGGTCGGCCATGCCCCACCCCAATCCGCGCCCGACATATCGCCTTTGCCGGATGTCGAACCCCTCACCCCCGACCGCGGCCCCGGCCGCGCCCCCGCCGTCCCGCGCTGGCTGCGCCGCACGGTGGGACCCGTCCTGCTCCTGGCCCTGTGGCAGGCCCTCAGTACGACAGGGGTGCTGCCGGCCGAGGCGCTCGCCTCGCCGGGGACCATCGCCCGCGCCGGTGGCGAGCTGATCGGCGACGGGACTCTCCCCACCGCGATGGGCGTCTCCCTGCGCCGGGTCGCCGCCGGTCTGCTCATCGGCGGGATCGCCGGCATCGCGCTCGCCCTGCTGTCCGGGCTCTCCCGGCTCGGCGAGGACCTCGTCGACGCCCCCGTCCAGATGCTGCGGACCGTGCCCTGGGTCGGCCTGATCCCGCTCCTCATCATCTGGCTCGGTATCGGTGAGGCCCCCAAGGTCGCGCTGATCGCGCTCGGCGTCGCCTTCCACCTGTATCTGAACGTGTACGCGGGGATCCGCGGCGTCGACGCCCAACTCGTCGAAGCAGGACAGTCCTTGGGGCTCGGCCGCTGGGGTCTCGTCCGGCACGTCGTACTGCCGGGCGCGCTCCCGGGAGCGATGACCGGGCTGCGGTACTCCCTCGCGACCGCCTGGCTGGCGCTGGTCTTCGGCGAGTCCATCAACGCCGACGCCGGCATCGGCTTCCTCATGAACCAGGCGCGGGAGTTCTTCCGCACGGACGTGATCGTCGTCTGCCTGGTCGTCTACGCCTTCCTCGGCCTGCTCGCCGACGCCCTCGTCCGTACTCTCGAAAGGCTGCTGCTGCAATGGCGACCGACCTTCACCGGGCAGTGA
- a CDS encoding ABC transporter ATP-binding protein has translation MATDLHRAVTVQGLTRSFDGRPVVDGLDLTLYAGQFTALLGHSGCGKSTLLRVLAGLDREISGSVLVPRRRAVAFQAPRLMPWKRVWRNVLLGLPGKPGRAVAEKALAEVGLGHRSGAWPKTLSGGEAQRASLARALVRDPDLLLLDEPFGALDALTRIKAQRLVAELWQRRGCTVLLVTHDVDEALQLADRVLVMRDGVIGYDTAVGLDRPRAAGEPALAALRTRLLTELGVGEGTFAEQAA, from the coding sequence ATGGCGACCGACCTTCACCGGGCAGTGACCGTCCAGGGCCTGACCCGTTCCTTCGACGGGCGACCGGTCGTCGACGGCCTCGATCTCACCCTGTACGCAGGGCAGTTCACGGCACTTCTCGGTCACAGCGGCTGCGGCAAGTCGACCCTCCTCCGGGTCCTCGCCGGGCTCGACCGGGAGATCTCCGGCTCCGTCCTCGTCCCGCGCCGGCGTGCCGTCGCCTTCCAGGCTCCGCGTCTCATGCCGTGGAAGCGGGTCTGGCGCAATGTGCTCCTCGGGCTCCCGGGGAAGCCGGGCCGCGCGGTGGCCGAGAAGGCCCTGGCGGAGGTCGGACTCGGCCACCGCTCGGGCGCCTGGCCGAAGACCCTCTCCGGCGGCGAGGCCCAACGGGCCTCCCTCGCCCGCGCCTTGGTACGGGACCCGGATCTGCTGCTGCTCGACGAGCCGTTCGGCGCGCTCGACGCGCTGACCCGGATCAAGGCGCAGCGGCTCGTGGCCGAGCTGTGGCAGCGGCGCGGCTGCACGGTGCTGCTCGTCACCCACGACGTGGACGAGGCGCTGCAGCTCGCGGACCGCGTCCTGGTGATGCGGGACGGCGTCATCGGGTACGACACCGCCGTCGGCCTGGACCGGCCCCGCGCCGCCGGCGAGCCCGCCCTGGCCGCACTCCGGACCCGCCTGCTCACCGAACTGGGCGTCGGCGAAGGCACGTTCGCCGAACAGGCTGCCTGA
- the mltG gene encoding endolytic transglycosylase MltG, which translates to MTYRPPSPYAPPHRRPSLPPRLRPSRRRPRLTRRGRLALLLGALVAVAVAVTVPLFLTRDEPAVEQPRAFLVPEGWRARQVYTAVDRALGLPEGAARKAASASALPLPAAAGGNPEGYLFPATYPVLDATTPEELLRFMVDTAGKRFGAARIVEGARAHGMSVYETVIAASIVQAEADNPEDMAKVARVVHNRLARGMALQMDSTLNYALGRSTVDTTAEDTRLKSPYNTYERKGLPPTPIGNPGDEAMDAVIRPADGDWLYFVTVAPGDTRFTADYAVHRTNVAEFNANRGAEKG; encoded by the coding sequence ATGACGTACCGGCCTCCCTCCCCGTACGCACCCCCGCACCGCCGCCCTTCCCTCCCGCCGCGCCTCCGTCCGTCCCGACGCCGTCCCCGGCTCACCCGGCGCGGCCGCCTCGCCCTCCTCCTCGGCGCGCTGGTCGCCGTGGCCGTCGCCGTCACCGTGCCGCTGTTCCTGACACGCGACGAACCGGCCGTCGAGCAGCCGCGCGCGTTCCTCGTCCCCGAGGGCTGGCGGGCCCGCCAGGTCTACACGGCGGTCGACCGGGCGCTCGGCCTGCCGGAAGGCGCCGCACGGAAGGCCGCGTCCGCGTCCGCCCTCCCGCTGCCCGCGGCCGCCGGAGGCAACCCCGAGGGCTACCTGTTCCCGGCCACGTATCCCGTGCTCGACGCCACGACCCCCGAGGAGCTGCTCCGCTTCATGGTCGACACGGCCGGGAAGCGCTTCGGGGCGGCCCGGATCGTCGAGGGCGCGCGGGCGCACGGCATGAGCGTGTACGAGACGGTGATCGCGGCCAGCATCGTCCAGGCCGAGGCCGACAACCCGGAGGACATGGCCAAGGTCGCCCGGGTCGTCCACAACCGGCTCGCCCGGGGCATGGCCCTCCAGATGGACTCGACCCTCAACTACGCGCTCGGACGCAGCACCGTGGACACCACGGCGGAGGACACCCGGCTCAAGAGCCCGTACAACACCTACGAGCGCAAGGGCCTTCCGCCGACACCCATCGGCAATCCGGGGGACGAGGCGATGGACGCGGTCATCCGTCCGGCGGACGGCGACTGGCTCTACTTCGTCACCGTGGCCCCCGGGGACACGCGGTTCACCGCCGACTACGCGGTCCACCGGACGAACGTGGCCGAGTTCAACGCCAACCGGGGTGCCGAGAAGGGCTGA
- a CDS encoding iron-siderophore ABC transporter substrate-binding protein gives MRRLLLTTAVATTAALTLTACGTTEPAADDAKKTTERITLTDATGTKVELDGPAKKVIGTEWNVVEHLIELGVDPVGVSDVKGYKTWDTAVPLKNEPKDIGTRGEPSMETVAALKPDLILATSDLPPAAVKQLRKIAPVLEVKAADAADPIGRMTENLDLIAKATGTTDKATELKKQFETKLEEGRKALADAKLAGAKYAFADGYVVSNQVSIRPYTSGSLIGAVNEKLGLKNAWTVKGDPAYGLGTTDVEGLTTIGDVQFAYIGNDGDASSNPFAGVLAKDQVWTSLPFVKKGDVHRLPDGVWMFGGPGSMSKYVDSVVAALTK, from the coding sequence ATGAGACGCCTCCTCCTCACCACGGCGGTCGCCACCACCGCGGCCCTCACCCTCACCGCCTGCGGCACCACCGAGCCGGCCGCCGACGACGCGAAGAAGACCACCGAGCGCATCACCCTCACCGATGCCACGGGCACCAAGGTGGAGCTCGACGGCCCCGCCAAGAAGGTCATCGGAACCGAGTGGAACGTCGTCGAGCACCTCATCGAGCTCGGTGTCGACCCGGTGGGCGTCTCCGACGTCAAGGGCTACAAGACCTGGGACACGGCCGTCCCGCTGAAGAACGAGCCCAAGGACATCGGCACGCGCGGCGAGCCGAGCATGGAGACCGTCGCGGCCCTCAAGCCCGACCTCATCCTCGCCACCTCCGACCTGCCGCCGGCCGCCGTCAAGCAGCTGCGCAAGATCGCCCCGGTCCTCGAGGTGAAGGCCGCCGACGCCGCCGACCCGATCGGCCGGATGACCGAGAACCTCGACCTGATCGCCAAGGCCACCGGCACCACGGACAAGGCCACGGAGCTCAAGAAGCAGTTCGAGACGAAGCTCGAGGAGGGCAGGAAGGCCCTGGCCGACGCCAAGCTCGCCGGTGCCAAGTACGCCTTCGCCGACGGGTACGTCGTCTCCAACCAGGTCTCGATCCGCCCCTACACCAGCGGTTCGCTCATCGGCGCCGTCAACGAGAAGCTCGGCCTGAAGAACGCCTGGACGGTCAAGGGCGACCCCGCCTACGGCCTCGGCACCACCGACGTCGAGGGCCTCACCACGATCGGCGACGTGCAGTTCGCCTACATCGGCAACGACGGCGACGCCTCCAGCAACCCGTTCGCGGGCGTCCTCGCCAAGGACCAGGTGTGGACCTCGCTGCCGTTCGTCAAGAAGGGCGACGTCCACCGTCTGCCCGACGGCGTCTGGATGTTCGGCGGTCCCGGTTCGATGAGCAAGTACGTCGACTCCGTCGTCGCCGCCCTGACGAAGTAG
- a CDS encoding NAD(P)-binding domain-containing protein: MNDFGVEETGTGAAAGRPTPVDVVVIGAGQAGLSAAFHLRRTGLEPDRDFVVLDHAPRPGGAWQFRWPSLTYGKVHGMHALPGMELTGADPARPSSEVIGAYFDAYEQTFGLRIHRPVDVTAVREDAGGREGEAGREGEAGREGEAGRLLVETSEGVYATRALINATGTWDRPFWPRYPGQETFRGRQLHTAGYPGPEEFTGKRVLVVGGGASGTQHLMEIADVAADTFWVTRREPVWREGPFGEMEGRAAVAMVEERVRQGLPPQSVVSVTGLPLNDAIRAARARGILDRLPMFDRITPTGVAWDDGRTVDVDVILWATGFRAAIDHLTPLRLREPGGGIRVEGTRAVRDERVHLVGYGPSASTIGANRAGRAAASDIRRLLGRETASAATVTGSAPAALTATAPTADPVSAPAPVAASV; encoded by the coding sequence GTGAACGATTTCGGGGTCGAAGAGACAGGGACCGGGGCGGCGGCCGGGCGGCCCACGCCGGTGGACGTCGTCGTCATCGGGGCGGGACAGGCCGGGCTCTCGGCCGCGTTCCACCTGCGCCGCACCGGCCTGGAGCCGGACCGGGACTTCGTGGTCCTCGACCACGCCCCGCGGCCGGGCGGCGCCTGGCAGTTCCGCTGGCCGTCGCTCACGTACGGCAAGGTGCACGGGATGCACGCGCTGCCCGGCATGGAGCTGACCGGCGCCGACCCCGCGCGTCCGTCGTCCGAGGTGATCGGCGCGTACTTCGACGCGTACGAGCAGACCTTCGGCCTGCGGATCCACCGTCCCGTCGACGTCACGGCCGTCCGCGAGGACGCCGGCGGACGGGAAGGCGAGGCCGGGCGGGAAGGCGAGGCCGGGCGGGAGGGCGAGGCCGGGCGGCTCCTCGTCGAGACCTCCGAGGGCGTGTACGCCACGCGGGCCCTGATCAACGCCACCGGCACCTGGGACCGCCCCTTCTGGCCCCGCTACCCGGGCCAGGAGACCTTCCGGGGCCGTCAGCTGCACACCGCCGGGTACCCGGGCCCGGAGGAGTTCACCGGGAAGCGGGTCCTCGTCGTCGGCGGTGGAGCCTCCGGCACCCAGCACCTCATGGAGATCGCGGACGTCGCCGCCGACACCTTCTGGGTGACCCGACGCGAGCCGGTCTGGCGCGAGGGGCCGTTCGGGGAGATGGAGGGCCGGGCCGCCGTCGCCATGGTCGAGGAACGGGTACGGCAGGGGCTGCCGCCGCAGAGTGTCGTCTCGGTCACCGGGCTCCCCCTCAACGACGCGATCCGCGCGGCACGCGCGCGCGGGATCCTGGACCGGCTCCCGATGTTCGACCGGATCACCCCGACCGGGGTGGCCTGGGACGACGGCCGGACCGTCGACGTGGACGTGATCCTCTGGGCGACCGGTTTCCGGGCGGCGATCGACCATCTCACCCCGCTGCGGCTGCGCGAGCCGGGCGGCGGCATCCGGGTCGAGGGCACGCGCGCCGTACGGGACGAGCGCGTCCATCTCGTGGGATACGGGCCGTCGGCGTCGACGATCGGCGCCAACCGGGCCGGACGGGCGGCGGCCTCGGACATCCGGCGCCTGCTGGGCCGCGAGACGGCGTCCGCGGCGACCGTGACGGGATCGGCCCCTGCGGCCCTCACGGCGACCGCCCCCACGGCCGACCCGGTGTCCGCCCCCGCGCCGGTCGCCGCCTCCGTGTGA
- a CDS encoding LLM class flavin-dependent oxidoreductase gives MTVHLHWFLPTGGDGRTLVDRHAYTDGGITRDRAVSGVRAPDIDYLIQIAKAAEQLGFEAVLTPTGTWCEDAWLTTVALAQHTERLKFLVAFRPGVISPVLAAQMASTYQRITRGRLLLNVVTGGDSTEQRRFGDHLDHDRRYARTAEFLSVVRGAWSGRPFDYEGEHFRIEGGLTALPPDPLPEIFFGGSSAAAGPVAAEHADVYLTWGEPPWQVKEKIDWIRGLAAERGRTVRFGIRLHTISRDSSREAWATADRLLADLDAETVAAAQQVLGRSESVGQQRMLALHEGGSLGRDRLEISPNLWAGVGLVRGGAGTALVGSHAEVADRIEEYHDLGVEHFVLSGYPHLEEAYWFGEGVRPELAARGLLPTALPSPLLGVPAANGRPASAPGGAPLLVAGGR, from the coding sequence ATGACCGTCCATCTGCACTGGTTCCTGCCCACCGGCGGCGACGGCCGGACCCTCGTCGACCGGCACGCCTACACCGACGGAGGGATCACCCGCGACCGCGCCGTCTCCGGGGTACGCGCGCCCGACATCGACTATCTGATCCAGATCGCCAAGGCGGCCGAACAGCTGGGGTTCGAGGCCGTGCTGACCCCGACCGGTACATGGTGCGAGGACGCCTGGCTCACCACGGTCGCGCTCGCCCAGCACACCGAACGGCTCAAGTTCCTGGTGGCGTTCCGGCCGGGAGTGATCTCGCCGGTCCTCGCGGCCCAGATGGCGTCCACGTACCAGCGGATCACCCGCGGCCGACTCCTTCTCAACGTGGTGACCGGCGGGGACTCCACCGAGCAGCGCCGCTTCGGCGACCATCTGGACCACGACCGGCGGTACGCGCGCACGGCCGAGTTCCTGTCGGTCGTACGGGGGGCCTGGAGCGGGCGGCCGTTCGACTACGAGGGGGAGCACTTCCGGATCGAGGGCGGGCTCACGGCGCTGCCGCCGGACCCGCTGCCCGAGATCTTCTTCGGCGGTTCGTCCGCCGCGGCCGGTCCGGTGGCGGCCGAGCACGCGGACGTCTATCTGACCTGGGGCGAGCCGCCGTGGCAGGTCAAGGAGAAGATCGACTGGATCCGGGGCCTCGCGGCGGAGCGCGGCCGCACGGTCCGCTTCGGCATCCGGCTGCACACGATCTCCCGTGACTCCTCGCGCGAGGCCTGGGCGACCGCCGACCGGCTGCTGGCCGATCTCGACGCCGAGACGGTCGCCGCCGCGCAGCAGGTGCTGGGCCGGAGCGAGTCGGTCGGCCAGCAGCGGATGCTGGCGCTGCACGAGGGCGGCTCACTCGGCCGTGACCGGCTGGAGATCTCGCCGAACCTGTGGGCGGGGGTCGGTCTCGTGCGGGGCGGGGCGGGCACCGCGCTCGTCGGCAGCCACGCCGAGGTCGCGGACCGGATCGAGGAGTACCACGACCTGGGCGTGGAGCACTTCGTCCTGTCCGGCTACCCGCATCTGGAGGAGGCGTACTGGTTCGGCGAGGGCGTGCGGCCGGAGCTGGCGGCACGCGGTCTGCTCCCGACGGCCCTGCCCTCCCCGCTGCTCGGGGTCCCCGCCGCGAACGGCCGCCCGGCCTCGGCGCCGGGGGGTGCCCCGCTGCTGGTGGCCGGCGGGCGGTAG
- a CDS encoding putative leader peptide translates to MLRTALLTTRGHIDLLRVASAACRRGC, encoded by the coding sequence ATGTTGCGTACAGCCCTGCTCACCACGCGCGGTCACATCGACCTGCTGCGGGTGGCCTCCGCCGCGTGTCGCCGCGGCTGCTGA
- a CDS encoding ABC transporter ATP-binding protein: MAYEGVDVVHDASMTLRPSEVTVLVGPNGSGKSTLLRTLARLQQPRTATLLLDGAVDGLALSPREFSRHVALLTQGRPTPSGLTVRDLVEFGRYPYRGRWGKADPDGRAAVDHALAMTGVTELAGRGAEHLSGGQLQRVWLAGCLAQQTGVLLLDEPTTYLDLRYQVELLDLMRDLADDHGIAVGAVLHDLDQAAAVADRIVLLDTGRVVADGSPSDVLTPERLTETYGIRIEVDTDPLTGRLRTRAMGRHHSRSERLSTTS, translated from the coding sequence GTGGCGTACGAAGGCGTCGATGTCGTCCACGACGCCTCCATGACGCTGCGCCCCAGCGAAGTGACCGTCCTCGTCGGACCCAACGGCAGCGGCAAGTCGACGCTGCTGCGCACCCTCGCACGGCTCCAGCAGCCGCGCACCGCCACGCTCCTGCTCGACGGGGCCGTCGACGGCCTCGCGCTGAGCCCCCGTGAGTTCTCGCGCCATGTCGCCCTGCTCACCCAGGGACGCCCCACCCCCAGTGGGCTGACGGTCCGGGACCTGGTCGAATTCGGCCGCTACCCCTACCGGGGACGCTGGGGCAAGGCCGACCCGGACGGCAGGGCGGCGGTGGACCACGCGCTCGCCATGACGGGCGTCACCGAACTCGCAGGACGCGGCGCCGAGCACCTCTCCGGCGGCCAGCTCCAGCGCGTCTGGCTCGCCGGCTGCCTCGCCCAGCAGACGGGCGTGCTGCTGCTCGACGAGCCCACCACCTACCTCGACCTGCGCTACCAGGTCGAACTCCTCGACCTCATGCGTGACCTGGCGGACGACCACGGCATCGCCGTCGGCGCCGTCCTCCACGACCTCGACCAGGCGGCGGCCGTCGCCGACCGGATCGTCCTGCTCGACACGGGACGCGTCGTCGCCGACGGCAGCCCCTCGGACGTCCTGACGCCCGAGCGGCTGACCGAGACGTACGGCATCCGCATCGAGGTCGACACCGATCCCCTCACCGGCCGGCTCCGCACCCGTGCGATGGGCCGGCACCACTCGCGAAGCGAAAGGCTCAGCACCACCTCATGA